From Quercus lobata isolate SW786 chromosome 1, ValleyOak3.0 Primary Assembly, whole genome shotgun sequence, one genomic window encodes:
- the LOC115951011 gene encoding aluminum-activated malate transporter 8-like, with protein sequence MMSPETAGRITNYYYGLPSERKPLLPQSWDNKVYRVARKIKKVGQDDPRRIVHGLKVGLAITLASFLLFYTKPFDLVDQQNGIWAIMTIALIFEFSVGATLGKGLNRMVATSSAAALGVGIHKIAIRSSGTNKAGRATVIGFFVFTMGAICTFMRFVPALKPYDYGLMIFILTFSMVSVSGYEPENWLKDVQDRIVTIIIGSVIAIVVCICICPVWNGEDLQNLIAKNIEKLGNFLEGFKDEYFHKGEYFPKSEDGQPLDNKPFLKGYKSVLTSKSSEETMANLARWEWQYRFGFKHHWKQYVKVGALTRECAYKIEALNSYFNFEFQAYEFRSKIQEQCKQICSETGKALKELASAVKTMTKPTSVNIHIEKSKVASRKLKLLLDIILLEDYNLREIIPPAAVALILIDVVPCIEKIANAVHELAYLAHFKTPDSILSP encoded by the exons ATGATGAGTCCTGAGACTGCTGGACGTAtcactaattattattatggaTTGCCATCGGAGCGCAAGCCATTGCTTCCGCAGTCATGGGATAACAAGGTATACCGGGTGGCAAGGAAGATTAAGAAAGTAGGACAAGATGATCCACGGAGAATAGTCCATGGACTAAAAGTAGGTCTGGCTATCACATTGGCTTCCTTTTTGTTGTTCTACACCAAACCATTCGATCTTGTTGACCAGCAAAATGGAATTTGGGCTATCATGACAATTGCTCTTATCTTTGAGTTTTCTGTTG GAGCAACTCTGGGAAAAGGCTTAAACAGAATGGTGGCAACGTCGTCAGCTGCTGCTCTAGGTGTTGGAATTCATAAAATAGCAATTCGTTCTTCAGGTACTAATAAGGCAGGGAGGGCCACGGTGATTGGATTCTTCGTCTTTACCATGG GTGCAATTTGTACATTTATGAGATTCGTTCCCGCGCTCAAGCCGTATGATTACGGGCTAATGATATTCATATTGACCTTCTCCATGGTATCTGTATCGGGTTACGAACCAGAAAATTGGTTAAAAGACGTCCAAGACAGGATAGTAACAATCATCATCGGTAGCGTTATCGCTATTGTTGTATGCATCTGTATATGCCCTGTTTGGAATGGAGAGgatttgcaaaatttgattGCTAAGAACATAGAAAAGCTTGGGAATTTCTTAGAAG GATTTAAGGATGAATACTTTCATAAGGGTGAATACTTTCCAAAATCAGAGGATGGGCAGCCATTGGATAATAAACCATTTCTTAAAGGATATAAAAGCGTCCTTACTTCGAAAAGCAGTGAAGAAACTATG GCTAATCTAGCTAGATGGGAATGGCAATATCGTTTTGGGTTCAAGCATCACTGGAAACAATATGTTAAAGTTGGAGCTTTAACACGGGAATGTGCCTACAAAATTGAAGCTCTTAATAGCTACTTTAACTTTGAATTCCAA GCCTATGAGTTCAGAAGCAAAATTCAAGAGCAATGCAAACAGATTTGCTCAGAAACTGGAAAAGCTCTAAAGGAATTAGCATCAGCAGTTAAAACTATGACCAAACCAACATCGGTCAATATCCacatagaaaaatcaaaagtcgCTTCTCGAAAGCTAAAACTTTTACTTGATATAATCCTTTTGGAAGATTATAATCTGCGAGAGATTATACCACCTGCGGCAGTTGCTTTAATCCTAATTGATGTTGTACCATGCATCGAGAAGATTGCCAATGCAGTTCATGAACTAGCCTACCTTGCACATTTCAAGACACCAGACTCTATACTATCACCGTAG